The nucleotide window AGGTGCTGTTGTCGCATCCGGCCGTGCAGGAATGCGCGGTCATAGGCGCGCCGGATCCGCAGAGGGGGCAGGTCGTCAAGGCCTTTGTTGTTCCGACAGAGCCCTATGAGGGATGCAGCAAGCTTGTGCTGGCCCTGCAGGATCATGTAAAGGAACATATAGCGCCTTATAAATATCCGCGGGAGATTGCCTTTCTCGATAAGCTGCCGAAAACCGAGACAGGCAAGATTCAGCGGTTTAAACTAAAGAATCTGTAGGGCCTATCAAAAAGGCCCCGTGCAGGATAACTGGAGCAGTTGATGAAAAATTTCTTTGTGAAAATTAAATGCGATCTCGGCAAGGCCTACGATGTGGCGGCCGCCCTGGTCGACCGCCTCGAGGACAAGGTTGAGGAAGTCTATTCCATTTCCGGCGAGTTTGACCTGATCATGAAAATCAGGCTGGACGAGGATGAGGATGTAGGCCAGTTCGTTAATGAGCATGTGCACGCCATTGAGGGAATCAAGGATACCTTCACGCTGATTGCCTTCAAGGCCTTTAAATAATTTCCTGTATGATGTCGTCATTCCCCTGTCACATACTCCATTGATATGGATCAGTGAAAACAGGGGCCTGTCCCTGTATGACACCCCTGTGAGGGAAAACAAGGTGAACAGATGACGGCTCTCAGGAAGAATTCAGATTTTACAGGGCAAAAGCCACAGGTGGCCCCTGCACGTCAGCCGCGCCTGCCACGCTATACCAGTTATCCGACGGCGTTGCAGTTTGGAGAGCTTGACGGACGCGATCATATGGCCTGGCTTGGCGACCTTCCGGCGGAGGATCCTGTTAGCCTTTATTTCCATATTCCTTTTTGTGACCAGTTATGCTGGTTCTGCGGGTGCTACACCCATATTTCCAACAAATATGAGCCGGTTAAAAAATACCTGGAGAGTTTGCTGAAGGAACTGGCCTGGACGTCTTCCCTGACCGGCCGGCGGAAGGTAAGCCATATTCACTTCGGCGGCGGTTCCCCGACCATTCTGGAAGCAGAGGATTTTGAACGGCTGATGTCGGTTGTCCAGGAGGCCTATGAAATCCTTCCTGGGGCGGAAATTGCGGTGGAAGTGGACCCCAGGACCCTGAGCCGGGACAAGGTGAATGCCTATGGTCGTTGCGGGGTCAACCGGGTCAGTATGGGAATCCAGGATTTCGACGAAAAGGTCCAGAAAACCATCAATCGTATCCAGTCCACCGAACTGATTGAAAGCTGCCTGCGCTGGTTTAAAACTGTCGGTATTCGGAATATTAATTTTGATCTGATCTATGGCCTGCCGAACCAGACAGAGGCAACGATCCGGCAGACCGTATTGCAGACGGCCTTTTACAAACCGTCCCGTATTGCCCTGTTCGGGTATGCCCATGTGCCGTGGATGAAAAAACACCAGGCGCTGATCGGTGCCGAGATGCTGCCGGACCAGGCGCAACGCCAGGCCATGTTCGACATTGCCAGCCGGACGCTGGTGGATTGCGGTTATCAGGCCATCGGGCTCGATCATTTCGCCCTGCCGGGAGATACTCTCCTGGACGCCCACGACAGGGGGACGCTGCGGCGGAACTTCCAGGGATACACGGCCGATAATGCCGACAGCCTGATCGGTTTCGGGGCCTCGGCCATCAGTTCCCTGCCGGGCGGATATGCCCAGAATACAACGGATATGAAAGCCTATCACCAGCAGACCGGGGTCGGGGAAAGCCCGGTGGTGCGCGGCGTGAAAGTAACGGCGGCGGACCAACTGGTGCGGCAACTTATTTCGGACCTGATGTGTTACCAGCAGGTTGATCCGGAGGCGCGGGCCCGGGAATTCGGCCAGTCCTATGATTTTAAACGGGAATATGCGGCGCTGGGTGAACTTCTTGATGCGGGTTATATGGAGGTAAAAGGGTCCTGTTTCCGGATTACAGAGGCCGGCAGCCCTTATCTCAGGGCCATCTGTTCTGTTTTTGACCGGTATCTGCCGGCAAACTTCGAGAAAAATCCCGATATCCTGCACCGCTGCCTGCACGAGAGTGAGGGCTGATCGAAAACTCACCCTTCGTGGGTGACCTCCGCCCGTTGTGTCAGTTTGGTGATAAGCCGATCAAGTTCTTCTGTTTCCGTATCGTTCAGGGTTTCCAGGAGAACGGTTTCATAGTCGGTCACGAGCGGTTCGATCTGGTTATATATGTCCTGGCCCTGTTCGGTCAGGTTGAGGATGGAGCGCCGCCGGTCTTCCCGGGCGTAGGAGCGCTGAACCAGACCCTTGTCCAGAAGACTGTTCACGGCCCGGCTGACAGCCACCTTGTCTAGGGCTGTTTTCTCGGTCACATCTGCAGCGGATATATTGGGGAACCGATGCAGATGGGCCATCACTTTCCATTCCGGCGGGGCGATGCTGAATTTGTCGCTATAGATCGCCGCAAGCCGCCGGCCAATAATATTGGACAGGTAGGAGAGCCGGTAGGGAAGAAAGTTTTCCAGAAGGAGGGGGCTGTTTTTGTTTTTTTTCATATTAAAAAATTGGGTCCGGTATATATTTCTTGATTAAGTTACAAATGTAACTATAATGCCTCCGCATAGGGAGTGTCGGAGAAAGTTATCATTCTTTGCAAAAGCAGGCACCAAGTTTTTTGTTTGGTGAAGTCTGGTGTTGACAGGACAGCTGTCGGATATATCGGCTTTCTTCCACTCGTTTCACTATTTTCTGGATTAAAGGACAGGACATGAAAAATTGGATTGGATTTCCCCATCGCGAAGGTACGCATTCCCGTCAGGCCCATGTGGATCTTCCCGAAGGTACCTATGAGCGGGAAATGGGCAAGGAAGGCTTCTTTGGCCCGGCCTCCCATCTCTATCACCAGAATATACCGACCGGCTGGACAAGTTTCGAGGGACCGCTGCAGCCCCATGCCTTTGATACCAACCTTCTGAAGGATTTTGGCCCGTCCCCCTGGAATGCGGAGGATTTGATTTCCAACGCTCACATGAAATTCCGGATCTGGAAATCATCTGAAAAGATGGATCATCTGGTGCGCAATGCGGACGGCGACGATCTTTTGTTCATTCATAACGGTGCCGGTGAGCTGTTCTGCGATTTCGGTCATCTGACCTATGAAGCGGGCGACTATCTTGTCATTCCCCGGGGCAGCATGTGGCGTATTGAACCCACGGAAAAAACCGAAATGGTCCTGGTCGAGGCCACCAACAGCAGTTATCAGCTGCCGGACAAGGGAATGCTTGGCCCCCATGCCATTTTCGATCCGGCGATCCTGGATGTGCCAGCCATTGATGATGCTTTTAAGGCTCAGCAGGGCAACAACGAATGGCGTGTCGTGGTCAAGGCCCGTGATCAGCTCAGCACCATTACCTATCCGTTCAATCCGCTGGATGCGGCAGGCTGGAAGGGTGATCTGACAGTGGTCCGTGTGAATGTAGGGGACATCCGGCCGCTGATGAGCCATCGCTATCATCTGCCGCCCAGCGCCCATACCACTTTTATGGCCGGCCGTTTTGTGGTCTGTACCTTTGCACCCCGGCCGATCGAAAGCGATCCCGGGGCCCTGAAGGTGCCCTTCTATCACAACAATGATGACTATGATGAAATCATCTTCTATCATCGTGGTGACTTCTTCAGCCGCGATAATATTGAACAGGGCATGGTGACCTTCCATCCCTTCGGTTTCACCCACGGTCCGCACCCCAAGGCTTTCAAGGCCGGGGAAAAAGCGACCCGCAAGGAAACCGATGAGTATGCGATGATGATCGACACCCGTGATCCGGTGGAAATGTCCGATGCGGCTTACGGTGTGGAAAACCAGAATTATGTGAACAGCTGGAAATCCGGGGACTAGGCTGTCATACTGAAAGAACGAAACAGGGAAATAAACTGATGAAACTTGCCTCACTGAAATCGGGCCGCGACGGCAAACTTGTCGTGGTCAACCGCGATCTGACCAAAGCCGTCTCGGCAGATTCCGCCGCCTCAACCATGCAAATGGCGCTGGATCACTGGGCCGATGTGGAACCGCAGCTGAAAGCGATTTCCGATGACCTGAATGCAGGCAAAATCGAAGGGTTCGATTTTGATCCGGCTCAGTGCGATGCGCCGTTGCCGCGCGCCTATCACTGGGCGGACGGATCCGCTTATGTGACCCATGTGGAACTGGTGCGCAAGGCCCGCGGGGCCGAATTGCCGGCAACCTTCTGGGAAGATCCGCTGATTTATATGGGCGCATCCGATGCCTTCATCGGCCCCCGCGATCCCATTGATGTGGAAAGCGAGGACTGGGGCATCGATTTCGAGGCCGAGATCGCGGTGATCACCGATGATGTACCGGCCGGTACTGGCCCGGTTCAGGCTCTTGACCATATCAAGCTGATCACCATCCTGAATGATGTGTCGCTCCGCAACCTGATTCCGGCCGAGCTGGCCAAACAGTTCGGGTTTTATCAGTCCAAGCCGCAGACCGCCTTTGCGCCGGTCTTTGTCACCCCTGATGAACTGGGCGATGCCTGGAAGGACGGCAAGCTTCATCTGCCGCTGCATGCGATCCTGAACGGTACAAAGATCGGATCGCCGAATGCCGGTATCGATATGACATTCAACTTCGGCCAACTCATTGCCCATGTGGCCAAGTCCCGTGCCCTGGAGGCCGGTACGGTGATCGGATCCGGAACCATCTCCAACAAGGGCTCGAAAGACGGTTCCTGCTGTCTGGCAGAGGTGCGTTGTCTGGAAACCATTGCCGACGGCAAGCCCAGTACACCTTTTATGAGTTTTGGCGACCGGATCGAGATCGAAATGTTCGACGAGGACGGTAAAACCATTTTCGGCAGGATCGATCAGGTGGTGAAACAATACCACCCGCCCCGTTAATTTAACGTCCGGGAAGGAAGACAGATATGCTGGCGCTTTATGGATATTACAGATCATCTGCGGCCTACCGGCTGCGCATTGCGCTGAACCTCAAGGGGCTGGACTATGAAAATATCCCCGTCTCCCTTCTCGCCGGCGAACACCGGAACGAAGACTATCTGAAACTGAATGCCCAGGGACTGGTTCCGGCGCTCAAAGACGGCGACCTGACCCTCGGCCAGTCCATGGCCATTCTCGAGTATCTGGAGGAAACCCGTCCGGAAGCGCCGTTGCTGCCGGCGGATGCCGCGGGCCGCGCCCGGGTGCGCCAGATTGCCAACATCATCGCCTGCGATATTCATCCGCTCGATAACCTGCGGGTGCTGAAATATCTGAAGGGCGCCCTCGGCATCAGTGACGAGGCAAAGGACGACTGGTACCGGCACTGGATCCTGCTGGGTTTCGAGGCCATAGAAACCATGCTGCAGGACGGCAAAAGCGGCACATATTGCCATGGCGACAGCCCGACTTTCGCCGATGTCTGTCTGCTTCCCCAGCTCTATAATGCCCGCCGGTTCAATACGCCGCTGGATAAGTTTCCCAATATTCTGCGGATCGAGGAACTGTGCAATACGCAGGAGGCGTTCATCAAAGCCCAGCCTGAAAATCAGCCGGACGCCAAATAGCTTCCCGAGCTTCTAACTGTACCTTTAAACAGGTGCAAAAAGTCTGGCTTTGCGGCTGGCTTGCCGCTACTCTGTTTTCAAACAGTCGTTTTATATTACCTTCAGGGAGAGCAGCATGAAAAATCTGTTTGATATTTCGGGCAAGATCGCCGTTGTCACCGGCGGATCACGGGGCATTGGGGCCATGATTGCCCGCGGATTTGTGGAAAACGGGGTGAAGACCTATATCTGTTCCCGTAAGCTGGAGCAGTGTCAGGCGATGGTGGAGGAGCTTGGCCGGTATGGCGAGGTCATCGGCCTGCAGGCAGACCTGTCCACCTATGAAGGCGTGACGTCATTTGCCGCGGAGATTGCCGGGCGCGAAGACAAGATCGATATTCTGGTTAATAATGCCGGTGCGGCCTGGGCGGCGCCTATCGAGGAATTTCCCGAAGCCGGCTGGGACAAGGTGATGGATATCAACGTGAAGGGAGTTTTCTTCCTGACCCAGAAGCTGTTGCCGTTGTTGAAGAAGTCCGGCACGGCCGAGGATCCGGCCCGGGTCGTCAATGTGGGCAGTGTGGACGGGCAGCATGTGCCGGAACCGGAAACCTACAGTTATTCGGCCAGCAAGGCAGCGGTGCTGCATATGACCCGTGTTCTGGCCAAACGGCTGGCGCCTGACCATATCAATGTGACAGCCATTGCCCCCGGACCATTCCCCAGCGCCATGACCAAAGGCCTTTTTGATGCCATGGGGGAACGCATGCTGGATGAGATTCCCCTGCGCCGCATTGGCACGCCCGAGGATATGGCCGGGGTGGCCATTTACCTGTGCAGCCGGGCCGGTGCTTATGTTACCGGGGCAACCGTGACCGTGGACGGCGGCTGGGCGACGACCGTTTAGTGCTGATTCCTAGAGCCGGGGCAGGATCGCCAGCAGGGCATCCAGACTGGACCGGCCAAGTTTGGCGGCCCGGTCCGGTGACCAGCCGCTTTCCGGGTAAGGGGTCTTTTCCGTATCCTTGAACGGCATTTCCAGGGTCATTGAGACCGCGTTATAGCGGTGGGCGAACTGGTTTGTCGCCATGCCCAGATTTCCCTTGCCGGCGGCTGATTTTGGATAGCCGACTTCGGTCTGGAAATCAGGTGATATTTTCTCCAGCTGTTCCATATATTCATAGGCCAGGTCAAGCTGGGCTTCGTCAATGTCCGGCACACCTTCGAAACAGGCGATGAAATTATAGGGCAGGGCCTCGTCGCCGTGAACGTCGAGGATGAAATCAATGCCGGTCTCGTCCATTTTACCGCGCACGTAAGCCACTTCCGGCTCGGTGCTGAAGTCCGGATCTTCCCACACCCGGTTGAGATTGATACCGGCCGCATTGGTGCGCAGATGACCGCGGCGGCTGCCGTCCGGGTTCATGTTGGGCACGGCATAAAAGACACATTTTTCCAGCAGGGTGCGGCTGACCGGATCATCGTCATCCAGAAGCCGGCCGAGCATGCCTTCCATGAACCATTCGGCCATGGTTTCGCCCGGATGCTGGCGGGCAATATACCAGATTACTTTCTTGTCCTTGGCCGGCGTGCCGATGGTCAGCAGATCCATGTCCTGGCCGTCCAGTGTCTCGCCAATGCAGTGCAGGCTGACCTTTTCATCTGCGGCGCACTGGGCGATCAGGTCGTGATGGCGCTCCATGCTGTAGGGGGCGAAATAGGCATAATAGACGCAGTCGGTTTCCGGCACGTGATGGATGGTCAGGGTGCCGTCCTTATAGACGGTGCTGACCCGGAACCAGTCTTCGCGGTCATAGGAAGCCACGACCTGGTAATTTTCCCAGCCTTGTGGATAGGCGGCGTTCGCCACATCCTCGATGCTTAGCGCACAGAGCTGTCCCTTGGCGCCGGTCATGCGGAAATAGAACCACTGGTAAAAGTCGGATTTATTGTCTTTGCGGATATGGAGGCGGATGTTGGACGGATTTTCCGCCTCGACCACTTCAATATTGCCGCCATCGAAATCGCTGCTGATTTTCATTTTCTATCCCCGGCTGTTGTTTCTGTTTCCTTATACGGTTCCTTGCCCGGCTTTGCAATCGGTGGAAAAGAGGGGCAAGTGGAAAAACCGTTTCCTGCGGACAGGGAGGTCATTTCCGGAATCTTTTTCGGTGCGGAAAATATTGTATAAAATTTTTCACTGTTTTATGGTTTGACCAATGCAACAGCGTGACAGGGCCGCACAATTCTGCCAAACTGCCCGCTTTGAAATTCAGTGAACACCCAAAAATAACAAAAAGGGGAAGAATATGTCCGTCGTACGTAACCGTCTGCTCAATCCAGTAGGGGGGAGGTGTCTATGACTTCTGTCTCTGAAAGTCTGCGTGAAGGATCCCAGCAGCGGGAACTCCTTGGTCATCCGGTAGGCCTGTCGATTTGTTTCCTGACCGAAATGTGGGAGCGTTTCTCTTATTACGGCATGCGGACCATTCTGGTGCTGTATCTGGTGAAATACCATATGTTCAGCACCGAAAAAGCCAGCATGATTTACGGCGCCTATGCGGGGCTGGTCTATATGATGCCGATCATCGGCGGTTATATGGCTGACCGCTTCCTCGGCAGCCGCAAGGCGGTGACCTACGGGGCCCTGTTGCTGGTGGCCGGGCACGGCTTGATGGCCTTTCACGGCCCACAGGCCTATCTCGATGGCGACACGGTTGTCCGCAATGACTTCTACCTGAATATATTCTTCCTGGCCCTGGCGCTGATCATCACCGGCGTCGGATTCCTGAAGGCCAATATTTCCACCATTGTCGGTGCGCTGTACGGCCCGAGAGACCCGCGCCGGGATGGCGGTTTCTCCATTTTCTACATGGGTATTAACCTAGGATCCGTCTTTTCCACAGCCCTTGTCGGGTATGTGGGTGAAGTGCACGGCTGGAACTATGGTTTCGGTCTTGCCGGCATCGGCATGCTGTTCGGCCTTCTGGTCTTTCTTTGGGGTCAGCGTTATCTTGATGGCCGGGCCGAACCGTCTAATCCCGCAGTGCTGAAGGAAAAATCTCCGATCGGCCTGAACAAGGAATGGACCATTTACCTGGGCGGCCTGGCGCTGGTCGGTTTCAGCTGGCTGCTGATGCAGTATCAGGATTTTGTCGGCAGTGTGTTGTATTTTGTCGGGCCACTGATGCTTCTGGTGATTATCGTTTACGGCGTAACCCAGTGCACCAAGATCGAGCGGGAAAGGCTTTATGTCGCCTGTTTCCTGATTTCCGTGCAGTCCGTTTTCTGGGCCCTCTTCGAACAGCAGGCCGCCAGCCTGACCCTGCTGGCGGATGAGCAGTTTGACTTGAACTTCCTGGGCATGACTTGGCTGGCGTCGCAGGTTCAGCTGTTGAACCCGGGCTTCATCGTCCTGTTTGCGCCGGTGCTGGCCTGGCTCTGGGTGAGCCTCGCCAATAAAGGCTGGGAACCTTCCACACCGGCTAAATTTGCTATTGCCATGCTTCTGATCGGCCTTGGTTATGTGGTCTTTTCCTGGGGTATGAGCCTCGACGACAGCACCAGCAAGAGCTTCCTGTGGATGGTCTTTATCTACCTGTCCCTGACCATTGCCGAACTGTGCCTGAGCCCGGTCGGCCTGTCCATGGTGACCAAACTCAGTGTCGGGAAAATCGTCGGAATGGTCATGGGCACCTGGTTCCTGTGGACGGCCATGGGTAACTTTGTGGCCGGCGTCATCAGCTCTTGGACCGGCAGTGGCGGTCATGGCGGCGAGAGCGGCAATCTGGATGTGGTCGCGACCATGGAGGTCTACACCAATATCGGTCTTATCAGTATTGGTGTTGGTGTCTTTATCCTGATCCTCACACCATTGTTGAAAAAATATATGCACGGCGTCCACTAGGCTTCCTGCAAAATCAGATATAAAAAAATGCTGCACCCGACAGGTGCAGCATTTTTCTTTTGGGTAAAGGTTGCTGTCTAGTCTTTGTCGATGAATTTATAGACAAAACCGGCAACCGCCGCCCCGGCAATCGGAGCCAGCCAGAAGATCCACAGCTGCTGCAGGGCGATGCCGCCTTCCAAGAGGGCCGGGCCGGTGCTGCGGGCCGGGTTGACCGAAGTATTGGTGACCGGAATGCTGATCAGATGGATCAGGGTCAGGGTGAGGCCGATGGCCAGCGGGGCAAACCCGGCGGGTGCCTTCTTGCTGGTGACGCCAAGGATGACCAGCAGGAACATGAAGGTCATGACCACTTCCGTAATGATGCCCGCCTGCATACTGTAAAGTCCCGGGGAATGGGTGCTGACGCCATTGGAGGCAAGTCCGCCTTCATAGCCACTGGCGCCGGACGCAATCATCGACAACAGAGCCGCAGCAGCGATGGCGCCGAGAACCTGGATGATGACATAAGGAACAAGCTCCTTTTTGTCGAACCTGCCGGCCACGCAGAGCCCAACGGAAACCGCCGGATTGAAATGACCGCCGGATATGTGCCCGACGGCATAGGCCATGGTCACCACCGTCAGGCCAAAAGCCAGGGAAACCCCCAGCAGACCGATCCCCACGGTACCGAATTTTGCGGCCAGCACAGCACTGCCGCATCCTCCCAGAACGAGCCAGAATGTTCCGAAGAATTCTGCCATTAATTTGTTAGACAACCCCATATTTCAATTCCCTCTATTGTTGGTTTGGAGGGAAAGTATATGTGATTTACGGACAATTCAGAAGCAACTTATGCTGCGCTCGAAGGATGCAGCATTTTTGCACTATAGGTGCAGCATTTTTTACGGGCTGTTGAATTTATTGGCTGTCGATTTCCTCGCGCAGCATTTCAAGCTCCAGCCATTCTTCTTCTTTGGCGGCTAGGTCGGTCTGGGACTTTTCCAGATCCTTTGACAGCAGGGCAAAACCGTTCGGGTCTTTGGTGTAAAAGTCCGGTTCCCCCAGTTTGGCTCCGATTTTTGCAATTCGCTGTTCCAGCGCCGCCATTTCACCGGGCAGTTTGGCAAGCCGGTCCCTGTGTTTGAAGCTGAGTTTTTTGCTTTCCCGCTGGACCGGCTTTGCAGCTTCTGTCTTTTGTGTTTTGACCGGTTCGGCATCTGTCTGTGGTGTCACATTGCTGCGCTGGCGCAGATAGTCCTGATAGCCGCCGGCATATTCGGTGATCTTGCCGTCGCCTTCCATAACGATGGTGGAGGTGACGATCCGGTCGAGGAAATCGCGGTCATGGCTGACCAGAAGCAGGGTGCCGTCATAATCGTTGAGAGTCTCCTGCAGCAGGTCCAGCGTGTCCATATCCAGATCGTTGGTCGGTTCGTCGAGGATCAGGAAATTGGTCGGCATGGCCAGGGTCTTGGCCAACAGCAGCCGGTTGCGCTCGCCGCCGCTGAGGGCGCTTACCTGGGTGTGGGCCTGCCCAGCGTCAAACAGGAATTCCTTCATATAGGAAATGATGTGTTTTGAATGACCGCGTACCATGATGTGGTCGCCGCCGTCGCTCAGCGTTTCCCAGACTGTGTTGCTGTCTTTCAAAAGACCGCGTTGCTGATCCAGATAGGTGGGTTCCAGATTGGTGCCCAGCTTGACTGTGCCCTGGTCGGGCTCGATTTCCTTGGTCAGGATTTTCAGCAGGGTCGATTTTCCTGCGCCGTTGGGGCCGATGATGCCAATGCGGTCGCCGCGCAGGATGCGCAGGGAGAAATCCTCGAGAATTATTTTGTCGCCATAGGATTTATAGACCTTGTGCGCCTCGATCACCTTTTTGCCGCTGCTTTTACCACTGTCGGTTTCCAGCTTGACCTGGCCGGTTTCCTTGATTTGTTTGGCCCGTTCATCCCTGAGCGCCCACAGGGCCCGCATGCGGCCCATGTTGCGTTTGCGCCGGGCGGTGATGCCCTTGTGCGACCAGTCGGTTTCCTTCTCGATCAGCTTGTCCAGCTTGGCCCGTTCAACCCGCTCCTGTTCGAGGATGGTTTCAGCCCACTCCTCGAAATGGGCAAAGCCCTTGTCCAGACGGCGCACCTTGCCGCGGTCGAGCCAGAAGGTGCAGTTGGTCAGGTTATTGAGGAAGGTGCGGTCATGGCTGATGATCACCAGCGCGCCGCGGAATTCGCGAAGCTTGTTTTCCAGCCATTCGATGGTGGCGATGTCCAGATGGTTGGTGGGCTCATCCAGCAGCAGGATGTCGGCCTCGCTGACCAGGGCCCGGGCGATGGCGGCCCGGCGGCGCTCGCCGCCGGACAGGTTGGCTGTTTCCAGGTCGGCCTCGAGGCCAATGTCTTCCAGAATGATATCCACCTGGAACAGATCGTCGCGGGAGGCTTCCGGCAGGCCGGTCTCCACATAGTCGCGCACGGTCTTCCACTGTGACAGATCGGGTTCCTGCTCCAGATAGGTGATATGGGTGCCCGGCTGGACAAAGTGCTCGCCGCTGTCCGCCTCGACGGATCCGGCGATGACTTTCATCAGGGTGGATTTGCCGGAGCCGTTACGGCCGACCAGGCAGATGCGGTCACGTTCGCCGATATAAAGCTCGACGCCGTCAAACAGCGGATCAGGGCCGTAACGAAGGGAAATATCCTGTAGTGTCAGTAAGGGGGGCGCCATGAAATATCCTGTAAAAATATTGCTCCTTCTAGCCTGAGAGGGGGGCGGTTCGCAAGAGGTAACTTTTGATCGCGGGCCGCTCTCGCTATTGTGAAGATCTGTTAATGGTATGCTCAGACAGGACAGGGTAGGATATGATCCGTAACCAAGCATGGACCGTAAAAATATTATGTTGATCAAAAGCCCGAAACCTTACGATGTCACGGAAAATGAAACCACGTCACAGCGGGACTATTTCTCGCGGCGGGATTTCATTCGCGATGCCTCCCGCCTCGGCCTGATGGCCGGGGCCGCCAGCCTTGTACCGACTGGCGCACAGACGATGGAGCGGGGCAAACAGTTTGCCAATCTCGAGGCGCGGCAGAATTTTGCTCCGGGAGAGAAACTCACGCCCTATCAGGCCGTGACCACCTATAACAATTTTTATGAGTTCGGCACCGGCAAGGATGATCCGGCAAAGAACGCTCACACCCTGCAACCCCGCCCCTGGACGGTGGAGGTCGGCGGCCATGTGGACAAGCCGGGCATCTATGACGTGGACGACCTGATTAAAAACAGCCGGTTGGAGGATCGTATCTATCGGTTCCGCTGTGTCGAGGCCTGGTCCATGGTCATCCCTTGGGTGGGCATTCCGCTGGCTGATCTGATCGAGCGCTTTTCACCCACCTCGAAAGCGAAATACGTACGGTTCGAGACCCTGGTGGACAAGGAACAGATGCCGGGCCAGCGCCGCCGGGTGATAGACTGGCCCTATGTGGAGGGCCTGACCATGGCCGAGGCTATAAATCCGCTGACGCTGATGGCGGTGGGACTATATGGCGAAGTACTGCCCAACCAGAACGGCGCGCCGATCCGGCTGGTGGTGCCATGGAAATACGGATTCAAATCCATCAAATCCATTGTCAAGATCGACTTTACCGACCGGCAGCCGTTTAACAGCTGGCAGAAACTGGCGCCCCATGAATATGGCTTTTACGCCAATGTGGACCCCAATGTGGATCATCCCCGCTGGTCCCAGGCCAAGGAACGCAGGATCGGTGAATTTTTCCGCCGGGACACGCTGCCGTTCAACGGCTATGGCGAGGAAGTGGCGCATCTGTATGCGGGCCTGAACCCGGAAAAGCTCTATTGAGATGAAATATGAGAAACCGCTACGGGCGGTCCTGCATATCCTCTGTCTGCTGCCGTTTGCCTGGGTGCTCTGGCAGGTCTGGCTGATGTTCAGCTATCAGCCCCACGCTCTGACCGCCAATCCATTCCAGTATATCAATCAATATACCGGGGACTGGACGATCCGGATATTGCTCCTGAGTCTGGCGGTCACGCCTCTGCGCAAGCTCCTGAAAAAGAACTGGCTGATCAAATGGCGCCGGCCGCTCGGGCTTTATGCCTTTTTCTACGGTCTTATGCACCTCGGTAATTACCTGATCCTCGATCATTTCTTTGACTGGCCGGTGATTTGGCAGGATCTCATCAAGCGGCCGGCCATGACCTTCGGCATGCTGGCGCTGCTGCT belongs to Emcibacter sp. and includes:
- a CDS encoding protein-methionine-sulfoxide reductase heme-binding subunit MsrQ, which encodes MKYEKPLRAVLHILCLLPFAWVLWQVWLMFSYQPHALTANPFQYINQYTGDWTIRILLLSLAVTPLRKLLKKNWLIKWRRPLGLYAFFYGLMHLGNYLILDHFFDWPVIWQDLIKRPAMTFGMLALLLMTPLAVTSTRAMIRRLGRNWPRLHRMVYPVAVLAVVHNIMMVKADLREPLIHLSILALLLGYRLYSKYRPGLVDRLSFS